A region of the Campylobacter subantarcticus LMG 24377 genome:
TGATAAAACTATTAGATAATAAATACATCCTTTTATATCTCCTTATAGCTTTTTCACTTGGGAGCAATTTTTTTTAATAGCTTCTTGCGGTTTAACTATAGGTTTATATATATTATTGTTTATACCTTTTGCCAAAGGAATAAAATTATTAATAGGGCTTTTTGAGCATTATAGAATAAATTTTCACACTATATTTTTTGCAAAAAATTAATATTTTCAACATCTTTGTTTTTATGATGCATAACAGTCTCTTTTAAATCCATTTTACAATTGCTATAAAAGTGAGAATTTCCTTGTTCATAAAATCTACCCCATCCAATAAATTTCTTTATAACCACTAGCAACAGCACAGCATATTGCACAAGTGCCTGTTAACATTTCCACTCGTTCAAAATTACAACAAACATCAAAATCTATAGCAGCGCTAAGATCTTTCAGCTTTGAAAAATAAACATCATATCCATTAGTAGCCATAGGAAAAAAATATTTAAAATTTTTTCTTAAAATTTTTTCTTTTCTGTCTTGAAAATTATACATCTTACATACTATATCTTCGCACTCATAATCTCCATTTTGTATAAGCTTTTGAATCATATAATATTGTTCGAAAAATTCCCGTGCAATAAAAAAACATGCTTTTATCTTTTTACCTAGGTAATATTTATCCTCTAAATAAAAATGATTACACCTAAATACATCATAATCACTAGATAACAAAGAATAGTCAATTTCTTTTAACTAGGTCCATTTCCTACTACAATAACAGCATTATTCATTTTAATCCTAATTCATTGAAATTTTATTAACTTAAAAATTATATATTATTCCATATAAAAATACAAGTTAATTTTTCACAAAAGAAATTATATGAAACAAGAAGTTAGTAGTTTTTGGTATACACCTAAAGGTTATAAAGGCATAGGACTAATGGAGCTTTTATCTATAAAATCTTTTATGGATAATGGTTATAAATTTATTCTCTATACTTATAATATCGATGATACAGTTTTTAAAAAATTAGATGAATTATTTGATGATTTTGAATTAAGAGATGCAAATGAAATTGTTCCTTTTGAAAATTATTTTAGTGATGATAGAGGAGCAGGCGTAGCGGCTTTTAGTGATTATTTTAGATATTATATGCTTTATCAAAAAGATGCGATTTGGGTAGATCTTGATATGATTTGTTTAAATTATATAAATTTAGACCAAGAATATATTCTTTCACAAGAATTAGATGAAGAAAAAAACGCATCAAGAATTACAACTTCTTTTTTAAAATTTCCAAAAAACAGTGAATTTGGCAAAAACCTAGTCATGCAAGCTGAAAAAATAATAAACAATCAAAAATTAATTAAATGGGGAGTTATAGGACCCAATTTCTTAGCAAAAGAAGTTAGTAAATATAATTTAGAAAACTACTTTTGGGAATACAAAAAAACTTGTCAATTTTCATGGCAAAAAACAAAAAATTTTATAGACCACAAGATGCATTTGGATGAAAATCAACCATTTTTACATTTATTTTCAGAAATGTGGAGAATATACAATTTAAATAAAAATTATTTTTATAAAAAAGGAATTTATGGAAAATTATTAAAAAAACACAAAATAAAAGACTTGATAGAAAAACTTGACTATCAACTTTCATTTAAAGATAAATATTATTTTCTATCTGTTATATATCCTAATATTAAATATTATATTTGTCACCCAAAAAGAATATTCAAGAAAAAATAAAATGAATCAAATTTCAATCATACTACCAACTTATAATGTAGAAAAATATATAGCTAGAGCATTAGAAAGTTGTATAAACCAAACTTTTAAAGACATAGAAATCATTGTGGTAGATGATTGTGGAAATGATAAAAGCATAGACATAGCCAAAGAATATGCTAATAAAGATGGTAGGATAAAAATCATACATAATGAAAAGAATTTAAAACTTTTAAGAGCAAGATATGAAGGTGTCAAAGTGGCAACTTCACCTTATATCATGTTTTTAGATCCTGATGATTATTTAGAGCTTAATGCTTGCGAAGAATGTATTAATTTACTTTTTAAAAAAGAAAAAAATGTTGATTTAATATGGTTTAACTTTTTATACGATAAACAAGGTGCTATCAGTAAAGATAACTTTTTAAAAGATAAATTTTATACCATATCTGAATATTGTCAACTTATATTAAAACAAAAAAATAATATATGCTATTGGAATCTTTGCTCAAAACTAATAAAAAAGCAAATCTATCTAGATGCGCTGTTACACTTAAAAAATCAAACAAAACTAACAATGGCAGAAGATGCCTTAGTCTTTTTTTTCATTATATTAAATTGCAAAACAATAATCACAAGCTCAAAAAACATATATTATTATTTTCAAAACTGCAAAAGTTCAGTTAATACAAAAGATATAGCGATAATTCAAAAAAATTTATTAGATGAAAAAAAAGTAATTGATTTACTACAATCTTTTTTTAAAAACAACAAAAATAATATAGATAAAAATATTTGTAAGCTTTTAAGAAATTTAATCATTGATTTAATGATAAATAATTTACACAGGGAGATAAAAAAAGCTAATGAGATAAAAAAGCTAAAATTGAAATTTAGCTATATTCCTTACAAGTGCAAAAAAACATACAACAAAACAGTGATAAAATATTATATGTTTTTACAATTTTTAGCTAAATGTTTTAATTCATAAGTTCTATTGCAACATATAAATATTTTCAATCTAAATCAAAATAAAAATTGCATTAAATATTTTACCTTTTTACTAAAATTAAAAAATTACGTAATTTATATCTTATTTTCGAAATTTTATAAGGTTTTAATAGTTGTAATTTCTCTTTAATACACAAAGGATCTTTATCAAATTTTTCAACTTTAAATGCATTTTTGATATAAAAGTATAAAATAACATCCTTTAACAATGATGAAATTTTTTTGTCATGATAATTTTCTATAAATTGCACCAATTCTAAACTAGTTTGCACCCAACTGGCGTATTTAAAATACTCTTTTGCTAAAGCTGCGTTCTCTTCAAATGCAATAAATATATCTTTAAAATACGGAAGAATATTATCTTTAGTAATTTTTTTATCTTGATTTGTCAAAGAATTAGCTCGAATTCTATAATAATAAAATACTTTAGGATAGACATAAATATTTTTAGCTTGCGAAAAAAGTAAAATTCCAAATAGATGATCTTCGGCAAAAATACCATCTTTAAATTTTAATTTTTTATCATTTATGTAATCAAAATCAATCATACCACTCCACGCAAATGCAAAGTCTTTAATGTTTCTTTGTATTAAGCACTCAAGCCACTCTATAGGATTTATTTTACATTCCTCCTTTATGCCCGTGTCTTTTAAACGACTATGATGTCTAAGATAACTTTTTTCCATATCATGATATTCGATACTATCAAACCAAACCACTTCTACCCCATCCATTCTAGGTACACATTCTTCTATGCAGTTTAATTCCCAATAATCATCAGAGTCTAAAAAGATAATATAATCTATAATAGGATAGGTAAAGTTAGTTAAATCTTGTTCGTTATTAAAAGCTTTATAGCTTTTATATACAGTGTATATTTCATAAGGATTATTACCTTCTATGTTAAATTCTATTAAAGAATTTTCTTTTATAGTTTGAGTTTTGTTTTTGAGTTTATATTCTCCACTAAAATATTCTATACCTACATTTCTAGCACTGCTTAAACCACCATTTTTTTTATCAAAAAGAGTGATTCTTTTATCTTTTAGAGTGTATTCTTTTACAATATTGAGTGAGTTTTCATCTGTACTGCCATCATTTACGAGTATGATTTCTAAGTTAGTATAAGTTTGATTGATTACACTATCTAAACATTCTTTTAGATATTTTTCTACATTGTATATGGGGATTACTACGCCTACGGTTTTCATACTTTATCTCCAAGTTGTTTTTTTGTTTTTTATGGTATCAAGGTAAAACATTAAATTATTTAAAAAAACTTTTTACTTTTTGCCAAATTTTCCAAAGATCATAAGGAATTCGTGTTTCTATATATGGTGTGATAATAGGTAATTTTTCTTTTAAATTCAAAGGATCTTTTTTAAATTTTTTAATCATTAAAGCCTTTTTTACATAAAAAGACAAAAAAGTTTCCT
Encoded here:
- a CDS encoding alpha-2,3-sialyltransferase; translation: MDYSLLSSDYDVFRCNHFYLEDKYYLGKKIKACFFIAREFFEQYYMIQKLIQNGDYECEDIVCKMYNFQDRKEKILRKNFKYFFPMATNGYDVYFSKLKDLSAAIDFDVCCNFERVEMLTGTCAICCAVASGYKEIYWMG
- a CDS encoding glycosyltransferase: MKQEVSSFWYTPKGYKGIGLMELLSIKSFMDNGYKFILYTYNIDDTVFKKLDELFDDFELRDANEIVPFENYFSDDRGAGVAAFSDYFRYYMLYQKDAIWVDLDMICLNYINLDQEYILSQELDEEKNASRITTSFLKFPKNSEFGKNLVMQAEKIINNQKLIKWGVIGPNFLAKEVSKYNLENYFWEYKKTCQFSWQKTKNFIDHKMHLDENQPFLHLFSEMWRIYNLNKNYFYKKGIYGKLLKKHKIKDLIEKLDYQLSFKDKYYFLSVIYPNIKYYICHPKRIFKKK
- a CDS encoding glycosyltransferase family 2 protein — encoded protein: MNQISIILPTYNVEKYIARALESCINQTFKDIEIIVVDDCGNDKSIDIAKEYANKDGRIKIIHNEKNLKLLRARYEGVKVATSPYIMFLDPDDYLELNACEECINLLFKKEKNVDLIWFNFLYDKQGAISKDNFLKDKFYTISEYCQLILKQKNNICYWNLCSKLIKKQIYLDALLHLKNQTKLTMAEDALVFFFIILNCKTIITSSKNIYYYFQNCKSSVNTKDIAIIQKNLLDEKKVIDLLQSFFKNNKNNIDKNICKLLRNLIIDLMINNLHREIKKANEIKKLKLKFSYIPYKCKKTYNKTVIKYYMFLQFLAKCFNS
- a CDS encoding glycosyltransferase family 2 protein, whose translation is MKTVGVVIPIYNVEKYLKECLDSVINQTYTNLEIILVNDGSTDENSLNIVKEYTLKDKRITLFDKKNGGLSSARNVGIEYFSGEYKLKNKTQTIKENSLIEFNIEGNNPYEIYTVYKSYKAFNNEQDLTNFTYPIIDYIIFLDSDDYWELNCIEECVPRMDGVEVVWFDSIEYHDMEKSYLRHHSRLKDTGIKEECKINPIEWLECLIQRNIKDFAFAWSGMIDFDYINDKKLKFKDGIFAEDHLFGILLFSQAKNIYVYPKVFYYYRIRANSLTNQDKKITKDNILPYFKDIFIAFEENAALAKEYFKYASWVQTSLELVQFIENYHDKKISSLLKDVILYFYIKNAFKVEKFDKDPLCIKEKLQLLKPYKISKIRYKLRNFLILVKR